One part of the Acidobacteriota bacterium genome encodes these proteins:
- a CDS encoding ABC transporter ATP-binding protein, giving the protein MPFVDIAGLSKSFRAAGRDLMVLRDLELAVEANEMVAIVGASGVGKSTLLQVIGGLDRAQQGRIAVDGTDLATLDDDALVGFRHRAIGFVFQFHHLLPEFTAVENAEMPMRIGRRAPAEARDRAEALLAQVGLGDRSAHRPGMLSGGEQQRVALARALVMQPALLLADEPTGDLDETTAAQMQDLLRTMHAAHGLTSIIATHNMQLAGGCDRVLRLANGRLAAA; this is encoded by the coding sequence ATGCCGTTCGTCGACATTGCGGGGCTGTCGAAGTCGTTCCGGGCGGCGGGTCGGGACCTGATGGTCCTCCGGGACCTCGAACTGGCGGTAGAGGCGAACGAGATGGTGGCCATCGTCGGCGCCTCGGGCGTCGGCAAGTCCACGCTGCTGCAGGTGATTGGGGGGCTCGACCGGGCCCAGCAGGGACGCATCGCGGTAGACGGCACCGATCTCGCTACGCTTGATGACGACGCCCTGGTTGGGTTCCGGCATCGGGCGATCGGGTTCGTTTTCCAGTTTCATCATCTGCTGCCGGAGTTCACGGCGGTGGAGAACGCGGAAATGCCGATGCGTATCGGTCGCCGGGCGCCGGCCGAGGCGCGGGATCGGGCCGAGGCGCTGCTCGCGCAGGTGGGCCTGGGGGATCGCTCGGCGCATCGCCCCGGCATGCTGTCGGGGGGCGAGCAGCAGCGGGTCGCCCTCGCGCGGGCACTCGTGATGCAGCCGGCGCTCCTGCTGGCCGACGAACCGACCGGCGATCTGGACGAGACGACCGCCGCCCAGATGCAGGACCTGCTCCGGACGATGCACGCGGCGCACGGGTTGACGTCGATCATCGCCACCCACAATATGCAGCTTGCGGGGGGCTGCGACCGCGTGCTGCGCCTCGCCAACGGCCGCCTCGCGGCCGCGTAG
- a CDS encoding ATP-dependent Clp protease ATP-binding subunit: MFERYTERARRVLFFARYEASQLGSISIETEHLLLGLIREGKGLTSRIFARSQLSIENIRKEIEGRTVFREKVSTSVEIPFSAETKRVLQFAAEEADRLLHNYIGTEHLLLGILREERSVASTVLSEKGMRLKSVREDIVQLLNEKNTPARVKEKETPLLAEFSRDLSASAAKNMLDPLVGRVAEVERVQQVLCRRTKNNAVLIGEPGVGKTAIVEGLAQRIADGDVPHFLADRRLLALDIPLIVAGTKYRGQFEERLKAIMKELTENPNIIVFIDELHTLVGAGSAEGSLDAANILKPALSRGEIRCIGATTPAEYRKYIEKDRSLERRFQAVKVDPPTEDDALEILNRIKERYESYHHVAYATAAIEAAVHQSNRYITDRFLPDKAIDLIDEAGARVKLRAAGYSEEFSQIDQNIRVAVEQMEIANAREDHARVRHYREQEEMAREHLRMVREKFDVKGERQPVEVAKEDIDEVISKWTGVPLTTVNQDESARLLTMEEELHHRVISQERAISALARAIRRSRAGIKSPHRPVGSFVFLGPTGVGKTELARALANYLFGSDSALIRFDMSEYMEKHSVSKLIGSPPGYVGHDEGGQLTEKVKRHPYSVVLLDEIEKAHPDLFNILLQVFEDGHLTDGLGNRIDFKNTIIIMTSNIGARHIQKKAALGFQSSDAAEVQRSVTDMVLGEVKRTFNPEFINRVDELIVFEALTDDDLRQILAMLVEQLNQNLAVRDLRVALAPEAADWIIDTTCKDRSYGARPLRRAIQRYVEDPLSEELIRGRLETGEVEVYLDDGVLAWRAAGQEVDGHCLA; the protein is encoded by the coding sequence ATGTTCGAGCGATACACGGAACGGGCGCGGCGCGTCCTGTTCTTCGCGCGTTACGAGGCAAGCCAGCTAGGCAGCATCTCCATTGAGACCGAGCATCTCCTGCTCGGTCTGATCAGGGAGGGGAAGGGGCTCACGAGCCGCATCTTCGCCCGGTCGCAGCTCTCCATAGAGAACATCCGCAAGGAGATAGAGGGCCGGACGGTCTTCCGCGAGAAGGTTTCCACGTCCGTCGAAATCCCGTTCAGCGCCGAGACGAAGCGGGTGCTCCAGTTCGCCGCCGAGGAAGCGGACCGGCTGCTGCACAACTACATCGGCACCGAGCATCTCCTGCTCGGCATCCTGCGCGAGGAGCGTTCCGTCGCATCGACCGTCCTCTCCGAGAAGGGGATGCGGTTGAAATCGGTCCGCGAGGACATCGTGCAACTGCTGAACGAGAAGAACACGCCGGCGCGCGTCAAGGAGAAGGAGACGCCGCTTCTGGCCGAGTTCAGCCGGGATCTGTCGGCGTCGGCGGCGAAGAATATGCTCGATCCGCTCGTCGGCCGCGTAGCCGAAGTAGAGCGGGTGCAACAGGTGCTCTGCCGCCGCACCAAGAACAACGCGGTGCTCATCGGCGAGCCGGGGGTCGGGAAGACCGCGATCGTCGAGGGGCTCGCGCAGCGCATCGCGGACGGCGACGTGCCACATTTCCTCGCCGACCGGCGCCTGCTGGCGCTCGACATCCCGCTGATCGTCGCGGGGACCAAGTACCGCGGTCAGTTCGAGGAGCGCCTCAAGGCGATCATGAAGGAGCTGACCGAAAACCCGAACATCATCGTCTTCATCGACGAATTGCACACGCTGGTAGGGGCGGGCTCGGCGGAGGGCTCACTCGACGCCGCCAACATCCTGAAGCCGGCGCTCTCGCGCGGCGAGATCCGCTGCATCGGCGCCACGACGCCGGCCGAGTACCGCAAGTACATCGAGAAGGACCGGTCCCTGGAGCGGCGGTTCCAGGCCGTCAAGGTGGATCCGCCGACGGAGGACGATGCGCTCGAGATCCTGAACCGGATCAAGGAGCGGTACGAGAGTTACCACCACGTCGCGTACGCGACGGCGGCGATAGAGGCGGCCGTCCACCAGTCGAATCGTTACATTACCGACCGTTTCCTGCCCGACAAGGCGATTGACCTGATTGACGAGGCGGGCGCCCGAGTGAAGCTGCGCGCCGCCGGGTACAGCGAGGAATTCAGCCAGATCGATCAGAACATCCGGGTGGCGGTGGAGCAGATGGAGATCGCCAACGCGCGCGAGGATCACGCCCGCGTGCGCCACTACCGCGAGCAGGAGGAGATGGCCCGCGAGCACCTCCGCATGGTCCGGGAGAAATTCGACGTCAAGGGTGAGCGCCAGCCGGTCGAAGTGGCGAAAGAAGACATCGACGAGGTGATTTCGAAGTGGACCGGCGTGCCCCTGACGACGGTCAATCAGGATGAGAGTGCCCGGCTGCTCACGATGGAGGAGGAGCTGCACCACCGCGTGATCAGTCAGGAGCGGGCCATTTCCGCGCTCGCGCGGGCCATCAGGCGCTCGCGGGCCGGCATCAAGTCGCCGCACCGGCCGGTCGGCAGCTTCGTGTTCCTCGGCCCCACCGGCGTGGGGAAGACCGAGCTGGCGCGGGCCCTCGCGAACTACCTGTTCGGGAGTGACAGCGCGCTCATCCGTTTCGACATGTCGGAATACATGGAGAAGCACTCGGTTTCGAAGCTGATCGGTTCGCCGCCGGGCTACGTCGGCCACGACGAGGGGGGACAGCTCACCGAGAAGGTGAAACGACACCCCTACTCGGTGGTGCTGCTCGATGAGATCGAGAAGGCGCATCCCGACCTGTTCAACATCCTCCTGCAGGTGTTCGAGGACGGCCACCTGACCGACGGGCTGGGCAACCGGATCGACTTCAAGAACACGATCATCATCATGACGTCGAATATCGGCGCCCGGCACATCCAGAAGAAGGCGGCGCTCGGCTTCCAGTCGTCCGACGCGGCCGAGGTGCAGCGGAGCGTCACCGACATGGTGCTGGGTGAAGTCAAGCGGACGTTCAACCCGGAGTTCATCAACCGGGTGGACGAGTTGATCGTCTTTGAAGCGCTGACCGACGACGACCTGCGTCAGATCCTGGCCATGCTGGTGGAGCAGCTCAACCAGAATCTGGCCGTCCGCGATCTGCGCGTGGCGCTCGCGCCGGAAGCGGCCGACTGGATCATCGATACCACCTGCAAGGACCGGTCCTACGGCGCCCGGCCGCTACGCCGCGCCATTCAGCGCTACGTGGAAGATCCGCTCTCGGAGGAACTGATCCGGGGCCGTCTGGAGACGGGCGAGGTGGAGGTCTATCTCGATGACGGCGTGCTCGCCTGGCGGGCCGCCGGTCAGGAAGTGGACGGCCACTGCCTCGCCTGA
- a CDS encoding BamA/TamA family outer membrane protein has translation MLARPCGRVGSFAGAKLPTEQAPSRKGPGSRKMVRVTRESETVAPLARRRAGMVALPAVCALLALIAAPAGVAAQAQQQAPTAPSIFGGQTPTPAPAPPSGPLPPEDSPVLLRNIALQFPTQGGVAGVDFETYLYYMQVTDLVSRPSEGAWMPYDQETVDTILGDFDRLWGTGFVNDLWIEVIDTPYENGVLGKTVIFNVEERERVKVVTYEGSDEMKTEDILLNLEENDIDVRIDSFIDPETINRVKWVIRGLFAAKGYMFAEVDHQVEAIPGGPKLVRLTFHMDEGPKIQIEEIDFVGNDAKTDRTLRRQMKNTKARWWLSWMTGRGTYKPEEYEEDAERLMAYYRNEGYIAAQVGQPELDYLDLSEDGETRGLRMRIPVDEGERYRIGDLNFEGNEILLEEGLRRIFDDIESGDYYSEKEVREGFDDARELYGSLGYYEMTLAPELYPRTEPAEDVNGNGNGNGNGNGNGNGNGNGSGDDYEAEEQLVRMDGDPIVDVTIRVQEGEQYFVNRIEFTGNETTHDEVIRRELQIAENAVFDTEALRHSVRRLNQLGFFEPLEEEGVAVEKVETEESNEVNVTFELTESNLNQLTFGAGYSQFDGIFGQVSFQTTNFMGRGETLGVSVQHGQWAQNSQISFTRPYNFGRPISFGSQVFRRKIDWIGSFAENAIGGSVTMGVPLSLYTRAFMIYSLERTSATLGPGLERTLEGTGANLFAFNPFFADALNLSTGGYRLVSKITPQVRFNTIDHPIFPSQGRSFSLALEMAGAGGNTRFLKPILEGTWYKPHTARTIMGFRVQYRHLQAGAPETIPVFERLWLGGEYSVRGFDIRRIGPLVSDINAEVPRDSYSGRIVMGGNKSFLLNAEYQFVLGGPVRLVTFFDAGQVQDFGYNFRMEDFKSSTGLELRFFMPMLNVPFRLIYYYNPQVDEVYNDRFAPQERHGFRFAMGTTF, from the coding sequence ATGCTGGCGCGCCCTTGCGGGCGCGTTGGAAGTTTCGCTGGCGCGAAACTTCCAACGGAGCAAGCGCCTAGCCGGAAAGGTCCGGGATCCCGTAAAATGGTGCGGGTGACACGAGAATCTGAAACCGTGGCGCCGCTCGCGCGGAGGCGCGCCGGGATGGTTGCGCTGCCCGCCGTATGCGCCCTCCTGGCGTTGATTGCGGCGCCGGCCGGCGTCGCCGCTCAAGCGCAGCAGCAGGCGCCCACCGCGCCGTCCATCTTTGGCGGCCAGACGCCCACCCCGGCGCCCGCCCCACCGTCCGGCCCGTTGCCGCCTGAGGATTCGCCGGTCCTGCTGCGGAACATCGCGCTCCAGTTCCCCACGCAGGGCGGCGTAGCGGGCGTCGACTTCGAAACCTACCTGTACTACATGCAGGTCACCGATCTGGTGAGTCGGCCGTCGGAGGGTGCATGGATGCCCTACGACCAGGAGACGGTCGACACCATTCTGGGGGACTTCGACCGCCTGTGGGGCACCGGTTTCGTCAACGACCTCTGGATCGAGGTGATCGATACGCCCTATGAGAACGGCGTTCTGGGGAAAACCGTCATCTTCAACGTCGAAGAGCGGGAGCGGGTGAAGGTCGTCACCTACGAAGGCTCCGACGAGATGAAGACCGAGGACATCCTCCTCAACCTCGAGGAGAATGACATCGACGTGCGGATCGATTCGTTCATTGATCCGGAGACGATCAATCGGGTCAAGTGGGTGATCCGCGGCCTTTTTGCCGCGAAGGGCTACATGTTCGCCGAGGTGGACCACCAGGTGGAGGCGATCCCGGGCGGGCCGAAGCTGGTGCGGCTCACGTTCCACATGGACGAGGGGCCGAAGATCCAGATCGAGGAAATCGATTTCGTCGGCAACGACGCCAAGACCGACCGCACGCTGCGGCGCCAGATGAAAAACACCAAGGCGCGGTGGTGGCTCTCGTGGATGACGGGCCGGGGCACGTACAAGCCCGAGGAGTACGAGGAGGACGCCGAGCGCCTCATGGCGTACTACCGTAACGAGGGATACATCGCGGCCCAGGTGGGGCAGCCCGAGCTCGACTACCTCGACCTGTCGGAGGACGGCGAAACGCGCGGGTTGCGGATGCGCATCCCGGTCGACGAGGGGGAGCGCTACCGGATCGGCGACCTGAACTTCGAGGGCAACGAGATCCTGCTCGAAGAGGGTTTGCGGCGGATTTTCGACGACATCGAGTCGGGAGACTACTACAGCGAGAAAGAGGTGCGGGAAGGGTTTGACGACGCGCGCGAGCTATACGGGTCGCTCGGCTATTACGAGATGACCCTCGCGCCGGAACTCTATCCGCGGACCGAGCCGGCCGAGGACGTGAACGGCAACGGCAATGGAAACGGCAACGGCAACGGCAATGGAAACGGCAACGGCAACGGAAGTGGCGACGACTACGAGGCCGAAGAGCAGTTGGTCCGAATGGACGGGGATCCGATCGTCGACGTGACGATCCGTGTGCAGGAAGGTGAGCAGTACTTCGTCAACCGGATCGAGTTCACCGGCAACGAGACGACCCACGACGAGGTCATCCGACGCGAGCTGCAGATCGCCGAGAACGCCGTCTTCGACACGGAGGCGCTGAGGCACAGCGTGCGCCGGCTCAACCAGCTCGGCTTCTTCGAACCGCTGGAAGAAGAGGGCGTCGCCGTCGAGAAGGTGGAGACCGAGGAAAGCAACGAGGTGAACGTCACCTTCGAGTTGACCGAGTCGAACCTGAACCAGTTGACGTTCGGCGCCGGGTACTCGCAGTTCGATGGCATTTTCGGCCAGGTGTCGTTCCAGACGACGAATTTCATGGGTCGCGGGGAGACGCTCGGCGTCTCCGTGCAACACGGACAGTGGGCGCAGAATTCGCAGATCTCGTTTACTCGGCCGTACAACTTCGGCCGCCCGATCTCGTTCGGCAGCCAGGTCTTCCGGCGCAAGATCGACTGGATCGGCAGTTTCGCGGAGAACGCGATCGGCGGTAGCGTCACGATGGGCGTGCCGCTGTCGCTGTACACCCGGGCGTTCATGATCTACAGCCTGGAGCGGACCTCGGCGACGCTCGGCCCAGGGCTCGAGAGAACGCTGGAGGGCACGGGGGCCAACCTGTTTGCCTTCAACCCGTTCTTCGCCGACGCGCTGAACCTCTCGACCGGCGGTTACCGGCTGGTGAGCAAGATCACCCCGCAGGTCCGCTTCAACACGATCGACCACCCGATTTTCCCGAGCCAGGGCCGCAGCTTCTCGCTCGCTTTGGAAATGGCGGGTGCTGGCGGCAATACGAGGTTCCTCAAGCCGATCCTCGAGGGGACGTGGTACAAGCCGCACACGGCCCGGACGATCATGGGGTTCCGCGTACAGTACCGCCATCTGCAGGCGGGCGCGCCGGAGACCATCCCGGTATTCGAGCGTCTGTGGCTCGGTGGCGAGTACTCCGTCCGCGGATTCGACATCCGCCGGATCGGGCCACTGGTCAGCGACATCAATGCGGAGGTGCCGCGCGATTCCTACTCGGGCCGTATCGTGATGGGCGGCAACAAGAGCTTCCTGTTGAACGCCGAGTACCAGTTCGTGCTGGGGGGACCGGTGCGACTGGTTACGTTCTTCGACGCGGGGCAGGTGCAGGACTTCGGCTATAACTTCCGCATGGAGGACTTCAAGTCTTCGACCGGTCTCGAGTTGCGGTTCTTCATGCCGATGCTCAACGTGCCGTTCCGGCTCATCTACTACTACAACCCGCAGGTCGACGAGGTATACAACGATCGGTTCGCGCCGCAGGAAAGGCACGGATTCCGTTTCGCAATGGGGACGACGTTCTAG
- a CDS encoding OmpH family outer membrane protein — protein MRFAIATLTACLLVGMAVVPVAAQDPPVAAPASLPFPAGAKYGYVDLQRILAESVDGQAANARVQELTDQKLAEIESRNAALQTQIDAKNQQLQASQEKLAQGETVMSPEARISLQREISRLQLEIQRDTQDAQAEMQRVTQDAEAELAELQQQLQVEFDAKLTPALESVATEMGIDFLFNVGQGGLVWANRSLDLTQAVVDNLNSASAAP, from the coding sequence ATGAGATTCGCGATTGCAACACTGACGGCTTGCCTGCTGGTGGGGATGGCCGTAGTCCCCGTCGCGGCGCAGGATCCACCGGTCGCCGCTCCCGCGTCGCTACCGTTCCCGGCCGGCGCCAAGTACGGCTACGTTGACCTCCAGCGGATCCTCGCTGAGTCGGTTGACGGTCAGGCCGCGAACGCGCGGGTGCAGGAGTTGACGGATCAGAAGCTGGCCGAAATCGAGTCGCGCAACGCCGCGCTCCAGACGCAAATCGATGCGAAGAACCAGCAGTTGCAGGCGTCGCAGGAAAAGCTGGCCCAGGGTGAGACGGTAATGAGTCCGGAAGCCCGAATCAGCCTGCAGCGCGAGATCTCGCGTCTGCAACTCGAGATTCAGCGCGATACGCAGGACGCCCAGGCCGAGATGCAGCGAGTGACGCAGGATGCCGAGGCCGAGTTGGCCGAGCTGCAGCAGCAGCTCCAGGTAGAGTTCGATGCGAAGCTGACGCCCGCCCTGGAGTCAGTCGCGACGGAGATGGGGATAGACTTCCTTTTCAACGTCGGTCAGGGTGGACTCGTCTGGGCGAACCGTTCCCTGGATCTGACCCAGGCCGTCGTCGACAACCTGAACTCCGCGTCGGCGGCTCCGTAG